The Rattus norvegicus strain BN/NHsdMcwi chromosome 9, GRCr8, whole genome shotgun sequence genome contains the following window.
tcacattctaggtacagagcgtatagctagagggaattaccaaagaaaacagtaagaatcctaacaacaattacaaaaacaaataaataaatgaaatgaaataaaacaaaaacaataacaaaaaaacctcgtgggtgctgggattaaaggtgtgtatcaacTCTcaccagctttgtaggtatttccaataaaaagcaaacaaacaaacaaatagcccCATTACAGTTGCAGCagttgcaggagagaaagctgggagatatcctgtgctgctgcccccatgctgtgattctgcagcaacaacttccttgggaatagaaTCCTGTATGCAGTAGGCCCCTGGGTgagcctgtcatctcaaaaataaaagcttcagtaatccaaaagattggactccagtataTGTCaagccaggaaagaagtcagccatcattagggaaagagcaagggaaaaagtaTATaggaaaaatatgtgccttaatcagaaaagatcctcaacttctaaggcctccacaatctccatccctctcttctgagcttggcatagtgatgttgtataactccagatggtaggaaaaggcagagttctccccagaaaagtcatacatgattttcatcCTGACGTCTGTGAGGTTAGGTGGCATCTTATCACAGATTCAGCACACCCGGGatgagaacacagaagccacagatgacaatgccaaatggactccctcctgaacttatggacgcATTAGAATTGAGGTTtaaactgaactcaggccattgcactccctgcccatccgccTGATTCTTATGCTTGCTATGAATTAAATATCACAATGCAGGATATCCCAATATCCTTAGAAATTCAGGAAGAAATATGTTGGAGAAGGGATGGTTATCTgattacaatgtagtaacacaaggtccaggttgacgttttctcactgatgtccaatttaattgtcttgttatatttcaGAAAGTGAGGATGTCCAACTTAATATATAAAAGGACAGAAATTCATAATTTCATACGTGCCCTGTACTTTATCCCCTATGTTCACAAGAAAAGGCAGATTTTATAGCAAAAAGTTGGATTACAGACCACTGATTTTGTGCAATACATGGATGTGTATATCAAAACAATGCCAGCTAACAAGGAGTTCACAGTGAGCAAATATTACCAGGTTATATACAATTGAAGATATATGAGAAGGATATTGGTCTCTAAGAACAGGGAAAACCTTGGGAATtgaaatgtgtgtcacatgcatgttCTCAGGTGGTAGATGTAGATCCGTGGTCTCTAAGAGATTTGGGTGGTAAGAAAACTCTCTAacccaattcagggttgtaagcaactctccccagcaaaagcattgatgacttctaatgaagcagagagaaatatctagctttgaaatagaggttgccaaatggtattcccagcgacacatgagagactggaggaaagggccCCCACAGAAATTGATCAATTTGGGGAAAGCTAGTTAGCAGGTAGGCCTTAGaacttcccagtgacatcatcagtaagcccttcactggacaatctattgtatctaagagatccctagaatcttctgtgatgtcaccagtgttgtggtgacaccaactgcctttgggatattccttcagttccctttgggttcacaagcaggcatgtttcgccagctgctcaagCTATTTCGAAAGGAAAGtggagatcaaggagagaccacaccaaggcagaaggaagatgaccccctctctagtaaaacaggaaggaggaaatcattccggggaaggcttggtgagtcctgggcagagttggggaacatcctcaaggaggtaggtttgagatgtgccttctaagactaggccttacaagcaggagccttgggatttctcaaaggcaaaccaagagtcaggagttcctgatcatTAATTTGACAGAGAGCCAAGGATTGGTAAGCCTTCAGCTTCTTTTCTGGAAGCTTTTTAGTTTTGAGTGCCAATGAATGCCAGGATCAGGTACTGTGAGATttacaatgtgaccatccatggttgggagttgaagcacttcatcctctagattactgtaggttacataagtctctgatgacAAGAataaggaaggatgcacccctagtcatgaattgaaatctcagacactttgggctggaacaCACATGATTAGAGCTTGATGTTGCTAAGCATTAAGAACTccagggttggttttttttttttttttttttggttctttttttcggagctggggaccgaacccagggccttgtgcttcctaggtaagcgctctaccactgagctaaatccccagccccagaactcCAGGTTTTAACTGCCCCACGTCTGAAATGAACTGACAATGTCCCAAATCTTTATGTCTGAGGCAGCTTGGGGCAAGGGGCCCTTTAATAGTGAATGAGGCATATGTATGGCAGTGGCAGTTAGGAAGAGGAACACAGTCCAGGTTGAAGATAGCTTTTctactctttcagggattcacctaGCCTCCTGATTTTCCatttcctcaacctccttttgggACTCAGAATGGTTTTGACTCCCATgggccatcaaatatgcaaattcacttctgtctatctatctacaggttttggtaggaaggcatcatcccaaaatgtcatcagtaagcaagaaAAGCAGATACGAAAATTGGAGGAACtgaaatttgaaatccagaagtgtaaatTCAAGAGGGATGAACTTTCTAAAATCCTGaacctttatatctatgatgattgggacTACAGGTAGTCaatatgcccagtaacctgttgactgtcttgtgctctctctctgttAACCCAAGATTTCTTTACATCAAGAGAGTATTTCACCTCTCCTCCCAGATTTAAGGAGCCTTGGCAGGCATTGTtttgtgagataagctaggtgctgtgtgtttaggatCAACCTCTTTTGGACTTGACCCTGTGCTGCTTGGAGTTGCATTGGTTTGGTCAACAGCTGGAAGGACAAGGTCACAGTTGCAGCATCTAAGTGagtgaatgaaatgcctgaatGTCATCGTTCTTATACTCTGAtattgttcattatacactgattctatggcacctccatggatatagttggcattctaattgtgtttatatatgggttggtatgtatgtatgtgaaagtatttgtgggtgttttgttcatgatCAGGGAGTGTGGAAACTTtgatgggatctgatgatttatttGATGAACAATTTGCAGGTGATGATAGTGTGGAGGCCCACATTTATCAACAGAGCCCTTTGCAGATTCTGTTTAACTTGGTGTTAGATAGTACtctcctgagggaaggaagtgTTATAAATCCTCTGCCCTGTCAAAAGTAGTTATGCCaactgggaattcatgtaacaatagaaaccaaggattgagtatccctgctttcaaaacaagggAAATGTCATCACAAGGTTCTCTTGGAACAAAGGCTGTGACACAGGCTGGAGGAAATGCCTTACAGAACTAGTCAATGCTTTAATACTCACTCGGCTAACTCTTGAAGGTCAGATCCCTCCAATTGGTACCCTGGCTCTATTGCCTGTGCCCAGGATAAGAAGTTTAATCAGTACGAATAGGACCCAGTTGGAAGAAGCAAGTATGTGGTATATACTGGGTTTAAGTAACTCAGAGACAGTCTGATTTCACATAATCTTCTTTTGCCTGATTtgaactttatttttgttttactttttattttttaactatctATGGatggtttattgtgacctagaaacaGTTACTTTAGAAATAAATTCTTGGCATtaaagcggcaggtcccctgtggtccagacaccgaccggatctgaagggacccgatcaaaagctccctgcacccaaatcccatgggagggagagttaaaccttcagaggggcagacacagctgggaagccagaagagacaacactcttcccacatttctgactccagaggaaaacacctaactccatctgagaccctggtgcacaggggccccaggaaaaggcggtgcaggcccacctggttgccgccctcctggagagctcaaaagcagctccccacgagcaacttcagccacgggaccacaggtaagaccaacttttctgctccaagcgacctgcctggtggactcaggacataggcacacaggaacagcgaagaccagtagacaggaaagactacacgcccgaaagcagaacactctgttcccataactggctgaaagaaaacaggaaaacaggtctacagcactcctgacacacaggcctataggacagtctagccactgtcagaaatagcagaacaaggtaacaccagagacaacctgaggccaagaggcaagcacaggaacccaagcaacagaaaccaagactatgtgccatcattggagcccaattctcccaccaaagcaaacactgaatatccaaacacaccagaaaagcaagatctagatttaaaatcacatttgatcatgatgatggaggacttcaagtaagacataaagagctcccttagagaaacggaggaaaacataaataaacaagtagaagcctatagagaggaattagaaaaatccctgaaagaattccaggaaaacacaatcaaacaggtgaatgaattaaaaatggaaatagaagcaataaagaaagcacaaagggagacaaccctggatatagaaaaaccaaaggaagagacaaggagccgtagatacaaacatcaccaacagaatacaagagatagaagagagaatctcaggagcagaagattccatagaaatcatcgacacaactatcaaagataatgtaaaatggaaaaagctactggtccaaaacatacaggaaatccaggactcaatgagaagatcaaacctaaggaaaataggtgtagaagagagtgaaaactcccagctcaaaggaccagtaaatatcttcaacaaaatcatagaagaaaacttccctaacctaaagaaggagatgtccataaacatataagaagcctacagaactctaaatagattggaccagaaaagaaactcctcccgtcacataatagtcaaaacaccaaatacacaaaacaaagaatattaaaagcagtacgggaaaaagatcaagtaacatataaaggtagacctatcagaatcacaccagacttctcaccagagactatgaaagccagaggatcctggacagatgtcatacagaccctaagagaacacaaataccaggcCAGGTTACttatccagcaaaattttcaattaacatagatggagaaaccaagatattccatgacaaaactaaatttacacaatatctttctacaaatccagccctacaaagataataaatggtaaagtacaacataaggaggcaaactacaccctagaaaaagcaaaaaactaatcatcctgacaacaaaacaaagagaagaaaagcacacaaacataacctcacatccaaatacaaataaaacaggaagaaacaatcactattccttaatatctctcaacatcaatggactcaactccccaataaaaagatatagattaacaaactggatatgcaacaaggaccctgcattctgctgcctacaggaaacacacctcagagacaaagacagacactacatcagagtgaaaggctggaaaacaattttccaagcaaatggtctgaagaagcaagctgggggagccattctaatatcaaatgaaatcaattttcaatgaaaagtcatcaaaaaagataaggaaggacacttcatattcatcaaaggaaaaatccaccaagatgaactctcaatcttaaatatctatgctccaaatacaagggcccctacatacataaaagaaaccttactaaagctcaaagcacacattgcacttcacacaataatagtagtagatttcaacaccccattctcatcaatggacagatcatggaaacagaaattaaacagatataGACAGATTAAacgaagtcatgaaccaaatggacttaacagatatttatagaacattctatcctaaaacaaaaggatatactttcttctcaacacctcatggtactttctccaaaatagaccatataattggtcataaaacaggcctcagtagttacagaaagatagaaataatcccatgcatcctatcagaccaccacgggctaaagctggtcttcaacaacaatagggaagaacacccacatatacatggaagttgaacaatgctctactcaatgataacctggtcaaggaagaaataaagaaagaaattaaagacttcttagaattttatgaaaatgaaggtacaacatacccaaacttatgggacacaatgaaagctgtgctaagaggaaaactcatagctctgagtgcctgcagaaagaaacaggagagagcatatatcagcaacgcgacagcacacctaaaagctctagaacaaaaagaagcaaatacacccaggaggagtagaaagcaggaaataatcaaactcagagctgaaattaaccaagtagaaacaaaaaggaccatataaagaatcaacagaaccaaaagttggttctttgagaaaatcgacaagatagataaacccttagccagactaagcagaggacacagagtgtgtccaaattaacaaaatcagaaatgaaaagggagacgtaactgcagaatcagaggaaattcaaaaaaatcatcagatcctact
Protein-coding sequences here:
- the Spetex2el9 gene encoding uncharacterized protein Spetex2el9 isoform X2, with the translated sequence MFRQLLKLFRKESGDQGETTPRQKEDDPLSSKTGRRKSFRGRLGFGRKASSQNVISKQEKQIRKLEELKFEIQKCKFKRDELSKILNLYIYDDWDYSIRHSQLLCEQAQLKNKIQILLNEKRELLVEQTELPASSVEAKRLCEEAGMNICDPRAKQQQV